A genomic window from Phoenix dactylifera cultivar Barhee BC4 chromosome 7, palm_55x_up_171113_PBpolish2nd_filt_p, whole genome shotgun sequence includes:
- the LOC103710451 gene encoding protein HEADING DATE REPRESSOR 1-like: MEGFSPASPPRIFWNSRKRSAGGRSLENALKEENLKPPTNQPEEPAKMEAASPPTSDDRPKEATNAMLSGRRRALFEPLEPAKGWFGGRRTPAEVLLPPPDFDSTSYPKGWLVGKKRKLVNVDVVESMRRIAVQEMNRKDREIDGLNEQLEEDARCVEHLQVQLLQERSKRMEVERENAMLQEQVSMLMNMLEEETQAVEEEVAAPANP; this comes from the exons ATGGAAGGCttctcgccggcttctcccccGCGAATCTTCTGGAATTCCCGCAAGAGATCAG CCGGTGGCCGGAGCTTGGAAAATGCACTCAAGGAAGAGAACCTCAAACCACCCACCAATCAACCCGAGGAACCGGCAAAGATGGAAGCTGCGTCGCCACCCACATCAGATGATCGCCCAAAGGAGGCGACGAACGCCATGTTATCCGGACGCCGCAGAGCTCTCTTCGAGCCACTGGAGCCCGCCAAGGGTTGGTTCGGCGGCCGCCGAACCCCGGCGGAAGTCCTGCTTCCCCCACCGGACTTCGACTCCACATCGTACCCCAAGGGATGGTTGGTTGGCAAGAAACGGAAGCTCGTGAATGTTGATGTCGTCGAGAGCATGCGAAGGATCGCCGTTCAAGAGATGAACAGAAAG GACAGGGAGATCGATGGGCTCAACGAGCAGTTGGAAGAGGATGCACGATGCGTCGAGCACCTCCAAGTTCAGCTCCTGCAGGAACGGAGCAAACGGATGGAGGTGGAGAGGGAAAATGCCATGCTTCAGGAGCAAGTTTCCATGTTAATGAACATGCTCGAAGAGGAGACCCAAGCTGTGGAAGAGGAAGTGGCTGCTCCCGCCAATCCTTGA